In a single window of the Nocardiopsis composta genome:
- a CDS encoding DUF501 domain-containing protein yields MNSADHAVPARGAAEEGPVPADAVSAEDAAAVELQLGRVPRGLRAVAHRCPCGLPDVVKTAPRLEDGTPFPTLYYLTCPRAASAIGTLEAEGRMREMQSRLAGDEELHASYRKAHESYLAERDAQAAADGQPPLPAGMQSAGGMPERVKCLHALVAHELAAPGTNPFGREALDELPEWWEKGPCVCAGPQSTEGDRQ; encoded by the coding sequence ATGAATTCCGCAGATCACGCCGTCCCCGCCCGGGGCGCGGCCGAGGAGGGTCCAGTGCCGGCTGACGCCGTTTCCGCGGAGGACGCGGCCGCCGTCGAACTCCAGCTGGGGCGGGTTCCGCGCGGGCTGAGGGCGGTCGCGCACCGCTGCCCGTGCGGGCTGCCCGACGTGGTGAAGACGGCGCCGCGGCTGGAGGACGGGACCCCCTTCCCGACCCTGTACTACCTCACCTGCCCGCGGGCGGCCTCCGCGATCGGGACCCTGGAGGCCGAGGGGCGGATGCGCGAGATGCAGTCCCGCCTCGCCGGGGACGAGGAGCTGCACGCCTCCTACCGCAAGGCGCACGAGTCCTACCTGGCCGAGCGGGACGCGCAGGCCGCCGCGGACGGGCAGCCGCCGCTGCCGGCCGGCATGCAGAGCGCCGGCGGCATGCCGGAGCGGGTCAAGTGCCTGCACGCCCTGGTCGCCCACGAGCTCGCCGCCCCGGGGACCAACCCCTTCGGCCGCGAGGCCCTGGACGAGCTGCCGGAGTGGTGGGAGAAGGGGCCGTGCGTGTGCGCCGGCCCGCAGAGCACCGAGGGAGACCGCCAGTGA
- a CDS encoding FAD-dependent monooxygenase: MPGTAPTRTVLIAGASIAGPALAYWLREHGFEPTVAERAPALRTGGWAIDVRGTATEVIARMGLADAVRAAAVETRSITLVGPDGGRGPRLGVGTMSSSADDVELFRTDLSRLLHGATADGTEYLFGAAVTGLEDLGDRVRVDFDTAPSREFDLVVGADGLHSPVRALAFGPEERYRSLLGAYLSIFTMDNRLGLDREVLLYNTPGMLAGLRAESPDRPAHAIMAMRTEEELPIHHRDDAAQRAALRERFAGAAWEVPAILEALDRADDFYFDSAAQIHLDRWSRGRVVLLGDAGYCPSPLSGQGSSLALVGAYVLAGELAEAGGDHRRAFAGYEEAMRDFVRRNQKIAHSGIDFLLPASRTGLRTRSLGLRAAAILPGLTRFVSKLDRASTALTLKEYPAAPRRSGG; the protein is encoded by the coding sequence ATGCCCGGCACCGCTCCCACCCGCACCGTCCTCATCGCCGGGGCCAGCATCGCCGGCCCCGCCCTCGCCTACTGGCTGCGCGAACACGGCTTCGAGCCGACCGTCGCCGAGCGGGCGCCCGCGCTGCGCACCGGAGGCTGGGCGATCGACGTGCGCGGCACCGCCACCGAGGTCATCGCGCGGATGGGGCTGGCCGACGCCGTCCGCGCGGCCGCCGTCGAGACCCGGTCCATCACCCTCGTCGGTCCGGACGGCGGCCGGGGCCCCCGGCTCGGGGTCGGGACGATGTCCTCCTCCGCCGACGACGTGGAGCTGTTCCGCACCGACCTCAGCCGGCTGCTGCACGGCGCCACCGCAGACGGCACCGAGTACCTGTTCGGCGCCGCCGTCACCGGCCTGGAGGACCTGGGCGACCGGGTGCGGGTCGACTTCGACACCGCCCCCTCCCGCGAGTTCGACCTGGTGGTCGGGGCGGACGGGCTGCACTCCCCGGTCCGCGCGCTGGCTTTCGGTCCAGAGGAGCGCTACCGGAGCCTCCTCGGCGCCTACCTGTCCATCTTCACCATGGACAACCGGCTCGGCCTGGACCGGGAGGTGCTGCTGTACAACACCCCCGGCATGCTCGCCGGGCTCCGCGCCGAGAGCCCCGACCGTCCCGCGCACGCCATCATGGCGATGCGGACCGAGGAGGAGCTGCCGATCCACCACCGGGACGACGCCGCGCAGCGGGCCGCGCTGCGCGAGCGGTTCGCCGGCGCCGCCTGGGAGGTCCCCGCGATCCTGGAGGCGCTGGACCGCGCCGACGACTTCTACTTCGACTCCGCCGCCCAGATCCACCTGGACCGCTGGTCGCGCGGGCGGGTCGTGCTGCTCGGCGACGCCGGGTACTGCCCGTCCCCGCTGTCCGGCCAGGGCTCCAGCCTCGCCCTGGTCGGCGCCTACGTGCTGGCGGGGGAGCTGGCCGAGGCCGGCGGCGACCACCGGCGCGCCTTCGCCGGCTATGAGGAGGCGATGCGCGACTTCGTCCGGCGCAACCAGAAGATCGCGCACTCCGGCATCGACTTCCTGCTGCCCGCCTCGCGCACCGGGCTGCGCACCCGGTCGCTGGGGCTGCGGGCCGCCGCGATCCTGCCGGGGCTCACCCGGTTCGTCTCCAAGCTGGACCGGGCCTCCACCGCGCTCACCCTGAAGGAGTACCCGGCCGCCCCGCGCCGTTCCGGCGGGTGA
- a CDS encoding FtsW/RodA/SpoVE family cell cycle protein produces MARPGPGRGARARTSEGLLLLVAWVVSVFALVLAGLQLDGAAPAELPLFAGTLGGGALLLHLLLRRTAPRADPVLLPVAVALNGIGLAVIGGLDGGWDGEARRQLVWTALGAAGCAAVLLLVREPRRLQRYPYLQAVAGLVLLLLPVLPVVGVELYGARRWVAVGGYTVQPSEFAKVVLIVFLAAYLALKGEALAVAGRQLRVRGVKVFSLPRMRDLGPMTIAWGFAILVLVGTKDLGTSLLLFGVFLAMLYAATRRKSWVGIGLLMFSAGAAAAWAIFWHVQRRVDIWLNAFDPEVYRAEAGGSHQLVQGLFALADGGLTGTGFAGARSAGIFAADSDLVLVSIGEVYGLTGLAAVLLLLLLLVERGFRAALDARERFVALLACGLAFLFAFQVFVVLGGVTRLIPLTGMTTPFLSAGGSSLIAGWVVVGLWLRISDTAHRPPPRPSGSEPTELIPLRAEPPPAHRS; encoded by the coding sequence ATGGCCAGACCCGGACCGGGGCGCGGAGCACGCGCCCGCACCTCGGAAGGGCTGCTCCTGCTGGTCGCGTGGGTGGTTTCGGTCTTCGCCCTGGTGCTGGCCGGGCTCCAGCTCGACGGCGCCGCCCCCGCCGAACTGCCGCTGTTCGCCGGGACGCTCGGCGGCGGCGCACTCCTGCTGCACCTGCTGCTGCGCCGGACCGCGCCGCGGGCCGACCCGGTGCTGCTGCCGGTCGCGGTGGCGCTCAACGGGATCGGCCTGGCGGTCATCGGCGGACTGGACGGCGGCTGGGACGGCGAGGCGCGCCGGCAGCTCGTCTGGACCGCGCTGGGCGCCGCCGGCTGCGCGGCCGTGCTGCTGCTCGTCCGCGAGCCGCGCCGCCTGCAGCGCTACCCCTACCTGCAGGCCGTCGCCGGGCTGGTGCTGCTCCTGCTGCCGGTGCTGCCGGTCGTCGGGGTGGAGCTGTACGGGGCGCGCCGCTGGGTCGCGGTGGGCGGCTACACCGTGCAGCCCTCGGAGTTCGCCAAGGTCGTGCTGATCGTCTTCCTCGCCGCCTACCTCGCGCTCAAAGGCGAGGCGCTGGCGGTCGCCGGCCGGCAGCTGCGGGTGCGCGGGGTGAAGGTGTTCAGCCTGCCCCGGATGCGCGACCTGGGGCCGATGACGATCGCCTGGGGGTTCGCCATCCTGGTGCTGGTCGGCACCAAGGACCTGGGCACCTCGCTGCTGCTGTTCGGCGTCTTCCTCGCCATGCTCTACGCCGCCACCCGGCGCAAGTCCTGGGTCGGCATCGGCCTGCTGATGTTCTCCGCCGGGGCCGCCGCGGCCTGGGCGATCTTCTGGCACGTGCAGCGCCGGGTCGACATCTGGCTGAACGCCTTCGACCCCGAGGTCTACCGGGCCGAGGCCGGCGGCAGCCACCAGCTGGTGCAGGGGCTGTTCGCGCTGGCCGACGGCGGGCTGACCGGGACCGGGTTCGCCGGCGCCCGCTCCGCCGGGATCTTCGCCGCCGACAGCGACCTGGTGCTGGTCTCCATCGGCGAGGTCTACGGCCTCACCGGCCTGGCCGCCGTGCTCCTGCTGCTGCTCCTGCTGGTGGAGCGGGGCTTCCGGGCCGCGCTGGACGCCCGGGAGCGGTTCGTCGCGCTGCTCGCCTGCGGACTGGCGTTCCTCTTCGCCTTCCAGGTCTTCGTGGTGCTCGGCGGGGTGACCCGGCTGATCCCGCTCACCGGGATGACCACGCCGTTCCTGTCGGCGGGCGGCTCCTCGCTGATCGCCGGCTGGGTGGTGGTCGGGCTGTGGCTGCGGATCAGCGACACCGCGCACCGCCCGCCACCGCGGCCCTCCGGGAGCGAGCCCACCGAGCTGATCCCGCTCCGCGCGGAGCCGCCCCCCGCGCACCGCTCCTGA
- a CDS encoding GNAT family N-acetyltransferase: MEITTLTAGEEGRARAVLAEAMSDDPVLTWLFPDPEDRARALPYAMGHFTALAMAAGQVLTAGGDRAASLWIVRGEGDGEPAADDPGGAGAAEALAPHVERLTALDGLLRARRPAAPHLYLSVIGVLPEARGQGLGGAMLARRLSDTALPAYLEASSPRSRALYLRHGFRPHGDPVRLPDGPDVFPMLRPAP, encoded by the coding sequence ATGGAGATCACCACTCTGACCGCGGGCGAAGAAGGGCGCGCCCGTGCCGTCCTCGCCGAAGCGATGTCCGACGACCCGGTGCTGACCTGGCTGTTCCCCGACCCGGAGGACCGGGCCCGCGCGCTGCCGTACGCCATGGGGCACTTCACCGCCCTGGCGATGGCCGCCGGCCAGGTGCTCACGGCCGGGGGCGACCGGGCCGCCTCGCTGTGGATCGTCCGCGGGGAGGGCGACGGGGAGCCCGCCGCGGACGACCCCGGGGGCGCGGGCGCCGCCGAGGCGCTCGCGCCGCACGTGGAGCGGCTCACCGCCCTGGACGGGCTCCTCAGGGCCCGCCGGCCGGCCGCACCGCACCTGTACCTGTCGGTGATCGGCGTACTGCCCGAAGCGCGCGGCCAGGGCCTCGGCGGGGCGATGCTCGCCCGGCGGCTCTCCGACACCGCACTCCCCGCCTACCTGGAGGCCAGCTCGCCCCGGAGCCGGGCGCTCTACCTCCGGCACGGCTTCAGGCCGCACGGCGACCCGGTCCGGCTCCCAGACGGCCCGGACGTGTTCCCGATGCTGCGCCCCGCCCCCTGA
- a CDS encoding FtsB family cell division protein, with the protein MPEKPEKPKRSGGPRSARSAGGGGRGDGPRSSGARARPASGSATRRDPAGGRPAGAAKGGAKRGAAASGKKGAASAKRGTASGKVRSSAASGAARVRRGLRPALTSRAAILALVICAIALSLAYPLREYIAQRAEIAQLRDELAQRQDDVDQLSERRDELNDPAYIEREARTRLHYQYPGEQAYVVVSGDGEEDGGAEGDEPPDPWFTRLWKSVIAADAPSGGAGSSGQD; encoded by the coding sequence ATGCCCGAGAAGCCGGAGAAGCCGAAGCGTTCGGGCGGGCCGCGTTCCGCCCGGTCCGCAGGCGGCGGGGGCCGCGGCGACGGCCCCCGCTCCTCCGGTGCACGCGCCCGCCCGGCCAGCGGCTCTGCGACCCGCAGGGACCCGGCCGGCGGGCGCCCCGCCGGAGCGGCCAAGGGCGGCGCCAAGCGCGGCGCGGCGGCCTCCGGCAAGAAGGGCGCGGCGTCCGCCAAGCGCGGCACGGCCTCCGGCAAGGTGCGCTCCTCCGCCGCCTCGGGGGCGGCCAGGGTCCGCCGCGGCCTGCGCCCGGCGCTGACCAGCCGGGCGGCCATCCTGGCCCTGGTGATCTGCGCCATCGCGCTGAGCCTGGCCTACCCGCTGCGCGAGTACATCGCCCAGCGCGCCGAGATCGCCCAGCTCCGCGACGAGCTGGCGCAGCGCCAGGACGACGTGGACCAGCTCAGCGAGCGGCGCGACGAGCTCAACGACCCGGCCTACATCGAGCGCGAGGCCCGCACCCGGCTGCACTACCAGTACCCGGGCGAGCAGGCCTACGTGGTGGTCTCCGGGGACGGCGAGGAGGACGGCGGCGCCGAGGGTGACGAGCCGCCCGACCCGTGGTTCACCCGGCTGTGGAAGTCGGTCATCGCCGCCGACGCGCCGAGCGGCGGCGCCGGCTCCTCCGGGCAGGACTGA
- the eno gene encoding phosphopyruvate hydratase codes for MSSIEAVQAREILDSRGNPTVEVEVLLDDGTTARAAVPSGASTGQFEAVELRDGGDRYGGKGVEKAITAVNDEVADELLGFAPEEQRLIDRALIDLDGTPNKSRIGANAVLGCSLAVAQAAAESSELPLFRYLGGPNAHLLPVPLMNILNGGAHADTNVDIQEFMIAPIGAPSFREAVRWGAEVYHALKAVLKAHGLATGVGDEGGFAPDLDSNRAALDLIVEAIQKAGYTPGTDIALALDAAASEFCSEGSYTFEGQARTAEEMTAYYAELVEAYPLVSIEDPLDEEDWEGWKTLTARLGDKVQLVGDDLFVTNPERLQRGVTEDAGNSLLVKVNQIGSLTETLDAISLAQRSGFTTVISHRSGETEDTFIADLSVAVNAGQIKTGALARSERVAKYNQLLRIEEELDDAAVYAGVSAFPRFKAQG; via the coding sequence TTGTCGTCGATCGAGGCAGTACAGGCGCGGGAGATCCTTGACTCCCGGGGCAACCCGACGGTCGAGGTCGAGGTCCTGCTCGACGATGGGACGACCGCGCGCGCGGCGGTGCCGAGCGGCGCCTCCACCGGGCAGTTCGAAGCGGTGGAGCTGCGCGACGGCGGCGACCGCTACGGCGGCAAGGGGGTGGAGAAGGCCATCACCGCGGTCAACGACGAGGTCGCCGACGAGCTGCTCGGCTTCGCCCCGGAGGAGCAGCGGCTGATCGACCGCGCCCTCATCGACCTGGACGGCACCCCGAACAAGTCCCGGATCGGCGCCAACGCCGTCCTGGGCTGCTCGCTCGCGGTCGCCCAGGCCGCGGCGGAGAGTTCCGAGCTGCCGCTCTTCCGGTACCTCGGCGGGCCCAACGCCCACCTGCTCCCGGTGCCGCTGATGAACATCCTCAACGGCGGCGCGCACGCCGACACCAACGTCGACATCCAGGAGTTCATGATCGCGCCGATCGGCGCGCCGAGCTTCCGCGAGGCGGTCCGCTGGGGCGCCGAGGTCTACCACGCGCTCAAGGCGGTGCTCAAGGCGCACGGCCTGGCCACCGGCGTCGGCGACGAGGGCGGCTTCGCCCCGGACCTGGACAGCAACCGCGCCGCCCTGGACCTGATCGTCGAAGCGATCCAGAAGGCCGGCTACACCCCGGGCACCGACATCGCGCTCGCGCTGGACGCCGCGGCCAGCGAGTTCTGCTCCGAGGGCTCCTACACCTTCGAGGGCCAGGCCCGCACCGCCGAGGAGATGACCGCCTACTACGCCGAGCTGGTCGAGGCCTACCCGCTGGTCTCCATCGAGGACCCGCTGGACGAGGAGGACTGGGAGGGCTGGAAGACGCTCACCGCGCGGCTCGGCGACAAGGTCCAGCTGGTCGGCGACGACCTGTTCGTCACCAACCCGGAGCGGCTGCAGCGCGGCGTCACCGAGGACGCCGGGAACTCGCTGCTGGTCAAGGTCAACCAGATCGGCAGCCTCACCGAGACCCTGGACGCGATCTCGCTGGCCCAGCGGAGCGGCTTCACCACGGTGATCTCGCACCGCTCCGGCGAGACCGAGGACACCTTCATCGCCGACCTGTCGGTCGCGGTCAACGCCGGCCAGATCAAGACCGGCGCCCTGGCGCGCAGCGAGCGGGTGGCCAAGTACAACCAGCTGCTCCGGATCGAGGAGGAGCTCGACGACGCGGCGGTCTACGCCGGCGTGTCGGCCTTCCCCCGGTTCAAGGCCCAGGGGTAG
- a CDS encoding amidohydrolase family protein, whose protein sequence is MRAYIHATVIDATGAPPLPDRTVLVEDGVITAVAPSARTPVPEGAETVDLTGRYLIPGLTDAHTHSNGAERIVPALYVLMGVTAVREMWGLDETRRLRDRIEAGELLGPRWSIAGNLIDGAPSLWGDLPGPHPPTIVSDAKEARRAVNESKDEGADFVKVYSRIDAESHRALLDEARRLDIPVAGHRSDRVPFTEQIESGQRSFEHVHGLWPATSRDAEALEAAMARIRTEPDTHYSSWFQQVNAVEWEAANTYGPVESASVFERLVANDVAYCPTLVMHQYLDLPERLRLTDPRLRYLPPETAQLWAYVMNEVYLKRRGADESAKRRVLFEMRRAAVAAMDAAGVRLLAGTDPQTPGVLPGFGLHQELELMVGAGLTPLRALQTATVEPARFLGRESWSGTVEPGKGRRPADPGRGPAGGHRQHHPDPCRGDARAPHRPRGAGGPAGRGRAGRRRRQGLTCAAAREPVRSGRPGPARPRPRGRRGRAGPPAVQPTSLSSGRPRRGR, encoded by the coding sequence ATGCGGGCCTACATCCACGCCACCGTCATCGACGCCACCGGCGCCCCGCCGCTGCCCGACCGCACCGTGCTGGTCGAGGACGGCGTGATCACCGCCGTCGCCCCCTCCGCCCGGACCCCGGTCCCGGAAGGGGCGGAGACCGTCGACCTCACCGGCCGGTACCTGATCCCCGGCCTCACCGACGCGCACACGCACAGCAACGGCGCCGAGCGGATCGTCCCCGCCCTCTACGTCCTGATGGGGGTCACCGCGGTACGGGAGATGTGGGGCCTCGACGAGACGAGACGGCTCCGCGACCGCATCGAGGCCGGCGAGCTGCTCGGCCCCCGCTGGTCCATCGCCGGGAACCTGATCGACGGGGCCCCGTCGCTCTGGGGGGACCTGCCCGGGCCTCACCCACCGACCATCGTCTCCGACGCGAAGGAGGCGCGCAGGGCGGTCAACGAGTCCAAGGACGAGGGGGCCGACTTCGTGAAGGTCTACTCCCGGATCGACGCGGAGTCCCACCGCGCGCTGCTGGACGAGGCCCGCCGGCTGGACATCCCGGTGGCCGGGCACCGCTCCGACCGCGTGCCCTTCACCGAGCAGATCGAGTCCGGCCAGCGCTCCTTCGAGCACGTGCACGGCCTCTGGCCGGCGACCTCCCGGGACGCCGAGGCGCTGGAGGCGGCGATGGCCCGGATCCGCACCGAGCCGGACACCCACTACTCCAGCTGGTTCCAGCAGGTCAACGCCGTGGAATGGGAGGCCGCCAACACCTACGGCCCGGTGGAGTCCGCCTCGGTGTTCGAGCGCCTGGTCGCCAACGACGTCGCCTACTGCCCGACCCTGGTCATGCACCAGTACCTGGACCTGCCCGAACGGCTCCGGCTGACCGACCCCCGGCTGCGCTACCTCCCTCCGGAGACCGCGCAGCTGTGGGCGTACGTGATGAACGAGGTCTACCTGAAGCGGCGCGGTGCCGACGAGAGCGCGAAACGGCGTGTGCTGTTCGAGATGCGCCGCGCGGCCGTCGCCGCGATGGACGCCGCCGGGGTCCGCCTGCTCGCCGGAACCGACCCGCAGACCCCGGGCGTCCTTCCCGGGTTCGGCCTGCACCAGGAGCTGGAGCTGATGGTCGGGGCGGGACTCACCCCGCTGCGCGCCCTGCAGACCGCCACCGTCGAACCGGCGCGGTTCCTCGGCCGCGAGTCCTGGTCGGGGACGGTGGAACCGGGAAAAGGTCGCCGACCTGCTGATCCTGGACGCGGACCCGCTGGAGGACATCGCCAACACCACCCGGATCCATGCCGTGGTGACGCGCGGGCGCCACATCGGCCCCGCGGAGCGGGAGGCCCTGCTGGCCGAGGTCGAGCGGGCCGCCGCCGGCGACAGGGTCTGACCTGCGCTGCCGCGCGGGAGCCCGTCCGGAGCGGACGGCCGGGACCGGCCCGCCCCCGGCCGCGGGGGCGCAGGGGGCGGGCCGGTCCGCCCGCGGTGCAGCCCACCTCGTTGAGCTCAGGGAGGCCGCGCAGGGGCCGCTGA
- the mazG gene encoding nucleoside triphosphate pyrophosphohydrolase, whose product MSEEQPAGAPGQRVRDLVDVMDVLRRKCPWDAEQTHASLAKYLIEEAYETLETIERGDLGALREELGDVLLQVVFHARIAQERGADGFTVDDVADAVIAKLVRRHPHVFAGVEVDGADDVRGNWEAIKAAERAEKGGADASVLEGVPFAQPAVLLSYELQKRAVRNGIPEDLIGDDGGPGGALFAAVDADRRAGGDPEMDLRAAARRFDARVRAAEALARADGRDPRSLAPQEWRDYWSRSAGRD is encoded by the coding sequence ATGAGTGAAGAGCAGCCGGCCGGCGCCCCCGGGCAGCGGGTGCGGGACCTGGTCGACGTGATGGACGTGCTGCGCCGCAAGTGCCCCTGGGACGCCGAGCAGACGCACGCCTCCCTCGCCAAGTACCTGATCGAGGAGGCTTACGAGACGCTGGAGACGATCGAGCGCGGCGACCTCGGCGCGCTCCGCGAGGAGCTGGGCGACGTGCTGCTGCAGGTCGTCTTCCACGCCCGGATCGCCCAGGAGCGCGGCGCGGACGGGTTCACCGTGGACGACGTCGCCGACGCGGTCATCGCCAAGCTGGTCCGGCGGCACCCGCACGTCTTCGCCGGCGTCGAGGTGGACGGCGCCGACGACGTGCGCGGCAACTGGGAGGCGATCAAGGCCGCCGAGCGCGCGGAGAAGGGCGGCGCCGACGCCTCGGTGCTGGAGGGCGTGCCGTTCGCCCAGCCGGCCGTGCTGCTCTCCTACGAGCTGCAGAAGCGCGCGGTGCGCAACGGGATCCCCGAGGACCTGATCGGCGACGACGGCGGTCCGGGCGGTGCGCTGTTCGCCGCGGTGGACGCGGACCGCCGGGCCGGCGGCGACCCGGAGATGGACCTGCGCGCGGCGGCCCGCCGGTTCGACGCCCGGGTGCGCGCCGCCGAGGCCCTGGCGCGCGCCGATGGCCGCGACCCGCGCTCGCTGGCCCCGCAGGAGTGGCGCGACTACTGGTCCCGCTCCGCCGGCCGGGACTGA
- a CDS encoding TetR/AcrR family transcriptional regulator, with product MPRRNADTRAEIRETALELFAQQGFSDTSLRQIAERLQITKAALYYHFPSKQELLAEVVKPFLEEGEALLAAAEAAPDPSARRFLGDYFDLMNRHRTVLHVLLFDMGAVARLTDIIPTLLTWRERAAKVIFGAELTDERLGLAVFAVGGLQDVAFLPVEPPGTAFRDAAVDAALRVLKV from the coding sequence GTGCCGAGGCGGAACGCCGACACCCGGGCGGAGATCCGGGAGACCGCGCTGGAGCTCTTCGCGCAGCAGGGGTTCTCCGACACCAGCCTGCGCCAGATCGCCGAGCGGCTGCAGATCACCAAGGCGGCGCTCTACTACCACTTCCCCTCCAAGCAGGAGCTGCTGGCCGAGGTGGTGAAGCCGTTCCTGGAGGAGGGCGAGGCGCTGCTGGCCGCGGCCGAGGCGGCCCCGGATCCCTCTGCGCGCCGCTTCCTGGGGGACTACTTCGACCTGATGAACCGGCACCGGACGGTGCTGCACGTGCTCCTCTTCGACATGGGGGCGGTCGCCCGGCTCACCGACATCATCCCGACCCTGCTGACCTGGCGGGAGCGGGCCGCCAAGGTGATCTTCGGCGCCGAGCTCACCGACGAGCGGCTCGGCCTGGCGGTGTTCGCGGTCGGCGGCCTGCAGGACGTCGCCTTCCTCCCGGTCGAGCCCCCCGGCACCGCCTTCCGGGACGCCGCCGTCGACGCCGCCCTGCGCGTCCTCAAGGTCTGA
- the cysC gene encoding adenylyl-sulfate kinase: protein MNTGREEGAGAGGRTPVHAPDAVSLGHLELILNGGYPLPGFMGEREARSVAEHGRLLDGEPWPVPVTLPVPEELAGAERLVLSDPEGAPLAELEVQERWTAGPDAPDGRGAGPRLAGEVVLTGPPAYGSMRSLRLPPGQLRARREAENGHGPLLAVVARGPLHHRALSRLRAAADSLGADGPAEVLILLELPLEREGDAAAVLAAEPLMPPRTWFAGVPLPPGPDGDALAPYIARSYGATHLLADLDAPGASGAAPAGPLPVVDPGPWRYDTAKGAWRPAAEVPAERAADEPAPAEVDGMLARGRSLPAWFTPARVAAELARLRPARTSRGLTLFFTGLSGSGKSTVARGVAEGIRRAGRTVTLLDGDVVRRMLSKGLTFSREDRDMNIRRIGYVAAEITRHGGVAVCAPIAPYASTRAEVRAMVEENGDFFLVHVATPLEVCEARDRKGLYAKARAGEIPEFTGVSDPYEEPDDADLVLDTSGADPAESVAEVLSALRAGGWLPGA, encoded by the coding sequence TTGAACACGGGGCGGGAAGAGGGTGCCGGGGCCGGCGGGCGGACCCCGGTCCATGCGCCCGATGCGGTGAGCCTCGGCCACTTGGAGCTCATCCTGAACGGCGGCTACCCGCTCCCGGGCTTCATGGGCGAGCGCGAGGCGCGCTCCGTCGCCGAGCACGGCCGGCTGCTGGACGGCGAGCCGTGGCCGGTCCCGGTCACCCTGCCGGTCCCCGAGGAGCTGGCCGGGGCGGAGCGGCTCGTCCTCTCCGACCCGGAGGGGGCGCCACTGGCCGAGCTGGAGGTCCAGGAGCGGTGGACCGCCGGCCCGGACGCCCCGGACGGCCGGGGCGCCGGCCCGCGGCTCGCCGGCGAGGTGGTGCTCACCGGGCCGCCCGCCTACGGGTCGATGCGCTCGCTCCGCCTGCCCCCGGGGCAGCTGCGCGCCCGCCGGGAGGCCGAGAACGGCCACGGCCCGCTGCTGGCGGTGGTCGCCCGGGGGCCGCTGCACCACCGGGCGCTCTCCCGGCTCCGCGCGGCCGCCGACTCGCTCGGCGCCGACGGGCCGGCCGAGGTGCTGATCCTGCTGGAGCTCCCGCTGGAGCGGGAGGGGGACGCCGCCGCGGTGCTGGCCGCCGAGCCCCTGATGCCGCCGCGGACCTGGTTCGCCGGGGTGCCGCTGCCGCCGGGCCCCGACGGCGACGCGCTCGCCCCCTACATCGCCCGGTCCTACGGGGCCACGCACCTGCTGGCCGACCTGGACGCCCCGGGCGCCTCCGGCGCCGCGCCGGCCGGGCCGCTGCCGGTGGTCGACCCGGGCCCGTGGCGCTACGACACCGCCAAGGGCGCCTGGCGGCCGGCGGCCGAGGTGCCCGCGGAGCGCGCCGCCGACGAGCCGGCCCCGGCCGAGGTCGACGGGATGCTGGCCCGCGGCCGCTCGCTGCCGGCCTGGTTCACCCCGGCCCGGGTCGCCGCCGAGCTGGCCCGGCTCCGCCCGGCGCGCACCAGCCGCGGCCTGACCCTGTTCTTCACCGGCCTGTCCGGGTCGGGCAAGTCCACCGTGGCCCGCGGGGTCGCGGAGGGGATCCGCAGGGCGGGGCGGACGGTGACGCTGCTCGACGGCGACGTGGTGCGCCGGATGCTCTCCAAGGGCCTCACCTTCTCCCGGGAGGACCGGGACATGAACATCCGCCGGATCGGCTACGTCGCCGCGGAGATCACCCGGCACGGCGGGGTGGCGGTGTGCGCGCCGATCGCGCCGTACGCCTCCACCCGGGCCGAGGTGCGCGCCATGGTCGAGGAGAACGGCGACTTCTTCCTGGTGCACGTGGCCACCCCGCTGGAGGTGTGCGAGGCGCGCGACCGCAAGGGCCTCTACGCCAAGGCCCGCGCGGGGGAGATCCCCGAGTTCACCGGGGTCTCCGACCCCTACGAGGAGCCGGACGACGCCGACCTGGTGCTGGACACCTCCGGCGCGGACCCCGCGGAGTCGGTGGCCGAGGTCCTCTCCGCCCTGCGCGCGGGCGGCTGGCTCCCCGGGGCCTAG
- a CDS encoding TetR/AcrR family transcriptional regulator, which translates to MGHKEQLLEGAKQCLYAKGYARTTARDIVAASGANLASIGYHYGSKEALLTAAMVDAVGEWADRVTGSLRVERSDPMGRFEEVMNRLAGSYPGARTMVAANFEALAQLDHRPELRDQLVEAHAIARRSLVALVLDTPEEEVAEEQESGLGSLLLALIPGTMAMFLVDPGSTPDGTRLAEGVRSLAGAEARD; encoded by the coding sequence ATGGGACACAAGGAGCAGCTGCTCGAAGGGGCCAAGCAGTGCCTCTACGCCAAGGGGTACGCCCGGACCACCGCCCGGGACATCGTGGCCGCCTCCGGGGCCAACCTGGCGTCGATCGGCTACCACTACGGATCCAAGGAGGCCCTGCTCACCGCCGCGATGGTCGACGCGGTCGGGGAGTGGGCCGACCGGGTGACAGGCTCCCTGAGGGTCGAGCGGAGCGATCCGATGGGCAGGTTCGAGGAGGTGATGAACCGGCTCGCCGGCTCCTACCCCGGAGCGCGCACCATGGTGGCCGCCAACTTCGAGGCCCTCGCCCAGCTGGACCACCGGCCCGAACTGCGCGACCAGCTCGTCGAGGCGCACGCGATCGCCCGGCGGTCCCTGGTCGCCCTGGTGCTCGACACGCCGGAGGAGGAGGTCGCCGAGGAGCAGGAGAGCGGCCTCGGCTCGCTGCTGCTCGCCCTGATCCCGGGCACGATGGCCATGTTCCTGGTGGACCCCGGCAGCACCCCGGACGGCACCCGCCTGGCCGAGGGCGTGCGCTCCCTCGCCGGCGCCGAGGCGCGGGACTGA